A genomic window from Nocardioides rotundus includes:
- a CDS encoding replication-associated recombination protein A, with the protein MEGLFEVPDQPASDPGAGSLGANTHASAPLAVRMRPRTLDELVGQDQLRAPGSPLRQLVEADHAMSLLLWGPPGTGKTTIASIVSQQTNRRFVEVSAVAAGVKEVRAAIDGARRELVRGGRETVLFVDEVHRFTKAQQDALLPGVENRWVTLVAATTENPFFSVISPLLSRSLLLRLESLTDDDVRAVLDQALADDRGLGGAVTVADDALAHIIRLAGGDARRSLTYLEAAARAAGWSPGAEGPFEVDLSMAETAADQAAVRYDRQGDQHYDVTSAFIKSIRGSDADAALHYLARMMEAGEDPRFIARRLVILASEDIGLADPTALTTAVAAAQAVQLIGMPEARLNLAQAVIALAVAPKSNAVIKAIDAASADVRAGKIGTVPSYLRDAHYGGAKDLGHGKGYKYAHNHPYGIAEQDYAPEPVRDAEYYQPTGNGAEAGVKERWERIRRIVRGK; encoded by the coding sequence GTGGAGGGTCTCTTCGAGGTCCCGGACCAGCCCGCCTCCGACCCGGGTGCGGGCTCGCTGGGCGCCAACACGCACGCATCCGCGCCGCTCGCGGTGCGGATGCGTCCGCGCACCCTCGACGAGCTCGTCGGGCAGGACCAGCTGCGGGCACCGGGGTCGCCGCTGCGCCAGCTGGTCGAGGCCGACCACGCCATGTCGCTGCTGCTGTGGGGCCCGCCGGGCACCGGCAAGACCACGATCGCCTCGATCGTCAGCCAGCAGACCAACCGCCGCTTCGTCGAGGTCTCGGCGGTCGCTGCCGGGGTCAAGGAGGTGCGCGCCGCGATCGACGGCGCCCGCCGCGAGCTGGTGCGCGGCGGCCGGGAGACCGTGCTGTTCGTCGACGAGGTGCACCGCTTCACCAAGGCGCAGCAGGACGCGCTGCTGCCGGGTGTGGAGAACCGCTGGGTCACGCTGGTCGCGGCCACCACGGAGAACCCGTTCTTCTCCGTCATCTCGCCGCTGCTGTCGCGCTCGCTCCTCCTCCGGCTGGAGTCGCTCACCGACGACGACGTGCGCGCGGTCCTCGACCAGGCGCTCGCCGACGATCGCGGGCTCGGGGGCGCCGTCACGGTCGCCGACGACGCACTGGCGCACATCATCCGGCTGGCGGGCGGCGACGCACGGCGCTCGCTGACCTACCTGGAGGCGGCGGCGCGGGCGGCCGGCTGGTCCCCGGGAGCCGAGGGGCCCTTCGAGGTGGACCTGTCGATGGCCGAGACCGCGGCCGACCAGGCGGCGGTGCGCTACGACCGGCAGGGCGACCAGCACTACGACGTCACCTCGGCGTTCATCAAGTCGATCCGGGGGTCGGATGCGGATGCGGCGCTGCACTACCTGGCCCGGATGATGGAGGCAGGGGAGGACCCGCGCTTCATCGCCCGGCGGCTGGTGATCCTGGCCTCGGAGGACATCGGGCTCGCGGACCCGACCGCGCTGACCACGGCGGTCGCCGCCGCGCAGGCGGTGCAGCTGATCGGGATGCCGGAGGCGCGGCTCAACCTGGCCCAGGCGGTGATCGCGCTCGCGGTGGCGCCGAAGTCCAACGCGGTGATCAAGGCGATCGACGCCGCCTCGGCGGACGTCCGGGCGGGCAAGATCGGCACCGTGCCCTCCTACCTGCGCGACGCCCACTACGGTGGGGCGAAGGACTTGGGCCACGGCAAGGGCTACAAGTATGCCCACAACCACCCCTACGGCATCGCCGAGCAGGACTACGCCCCCGAGCCCGTCCGCGACGCGGAGTACTACCAGCCCACCGGGAACGGCGCCGAGGCCGGCGTGAAGGAGCGCTGGGAGCGGATCCGCCGGATCGTCCGGGGGAAGTAG
- a CDS encoding DUF349 domain-containing protein, whose product MTSHEWGRVAEDGTVYVRTADGERSVGQVPDASPEEALKFFTERYAALEFEVGLLEQRVRAGKLSPDEAASSVKTVRDQAAEANAVGDLTALVGRLDALAPEIAEQRHLRKAEKAQRSAESREAKEKIVGEAEKIAGGRDWRGGANRLRDLLEEWKALPRLDKKTDDALWKRFSSARTAYTKARKAHFAEQSEQREGAKTIKERLIREAEALSGSTDWGPTSGKYRDLMREWKAAGPAPRDVDEKLWRRFRAAQDVFFSARDEANKAMDEEFAANAVVKEQILVEAEALDPRADLEGAKRAFRDLADRWDAAGKVPRDKMKSLEGRMRKVEQSIRAVEDEQWKRSDPEKSARADDMVSKLEAGLAETQEKLDKARAAGDDKRVRDLESELENKQSFLEMARKVSSEFSG is encoded by the coding sequence GTGACGAGTCACGAGTGGGGACGAGTGGCCGAGGACGGCACCGTCTATGTGCGGACCGCGGACGGCGAGCGATCGGTCGGGCAGGTGCCCGACGCCTCCCCGGAGGAGGCGCTCAAGTTCTTCACCGAGCGCTACGCCGCCTTGGAGTTCGAGGTCGGGCTGCTGGAGCAGCGGGTGCGGGCGGGGAAGCTCTCCCCCGACGAGGCCGCCTCGTCGGTGAAGACGGTCCGTGACCAGGCCGCGGAGGCGAACGCCGTCGGCGACCTCACCGCGCTGGTCGGGCGCCTGGACGCGCTGGCCCCCGAGATCGCCGAGCAGCGGCACCTGCGCAAGGCCGAGAAGGCGCAGCGCAGCGCGGAGTCGCGGGAGGCGAAGGAGAAGATCGTCGGCGAGGCCGAGAAGATCGCCGGCGGCCGGGACTGGCGGGGTGGGGCGAACCGGCTGCGGGACCTGCTGGAGGAGTGGAAGGCGCTCCCCCGGCTGGACAAGAAGACCGACGACGCGCTGTGGAAGCGCTTCAGCAGCGCGCGGACGGCGTACACCAAGGCCCGCAAGGCGCACTTCGCCGAGCAGTCCGAGCAGCGCGAGGGCGCGAAGACGATCAAGGAGCGGTTGATCCGCGAGGCCGAGGCGCTCTCGGGGTCGACCGACTGGGGCCCCACCTCGGGGAAGTACCGCGACCTGATGCGCGAGTGGAAGGCCGCCGGCCCCGCCCCGCGCGACGTCGACGAGAAGCTGTGGCGGCGGTTCCGCGCCGCGCAGGACGTCTTCTTCTCCGCCCGCGACGAGGCGAACAAGGCGATGGACGAGGAGTTCGCCGCCAACGCCGTGGTCAAGGAGCAGATCCTGGTCGAGGCGGAGGCGCTCGACCCGCGCGCCGATCTCGAGGGCGCCAAGCGCGCCTTCCGCGACCTGGCGGACCGCTGGGACGCCGCCGGCAAGGTCCCGCGGGACAAGATGAAGTCGCTCGAGGGCCGGATGCGCAAGGTCGAGCAGTCCATCCGCGCGGTCGAGGACGAGCAGTGGAAGCGCTCGGACCCGGAGAAGTCCGCCCGCGCCGACGACATGGTCTCCAAGCTGGAGGCCGGGCTCGCCGAGACCCAGGAGAAGCTGGACAAGGCCCGCGCCGCCGGCGACGACAAGCGCGTCCGCGACCTGGAGTCGGAGCTGGAGAACAAGCAGTCCTTCCTGGAGATGGCCCGCAAGGTCAGCTCCGAGTTCTCCGGCTGA
- a CDS encoding GIY-YIG nuclease family protein, translating into MPFTYILRCADDSLYVGSTRSLDLRQEQHRLGMGSEYTRRRLPVTLVWFEEHEHIGAAFAREKQIQNWSRAKRIALIEQRYEDLPDLARGKNRRRP; encoded by the coding sequence ATGCCATTCACCTACATCCTGCGGTGCGCAGATGACAGCCTGTACGTCGGCAGTACACGCTCACTCGACCTGAGACAGGAACAGCATCGATTGGGGATGGGCAGTGAGTACACGCGCCGCCGGCTGCCCGTCACGCTGGTCTGGTTCGAGGAGCATGAGCACATCGGGGCGGCCTTCGCTCGGGAGAAGCAGATCCAGAACTGGTCCAGGGCGAAGCGCATCGCCTTGATCGAGCAGAGATACGAGGACCTTCCCGACCTCGCCAGGGGCAAGAACCGTCGACGACCGTGA
- a CDS encoding alpha/beta fold hydrolase, with amino-acid sequence MLDRIASFTNDGLTFDVRDEGPLDGTPVVLLHGFPQTSSSWRAVATLLHDAGCRTLTPDQRGYSPGARPSGRTPYALDRLIGDIAALVDRVGTPVHLVGHDWGAMVAWGLAATHPERVRSLTAVSVTHPGAFLRSLGRLDQLRRSWYIVFFRLPRLPEWAMARPAVHRRALRHAGMSREAVTRYRSEMLDGGALRGGLGWYRAIPLGSPALLRRRVAVPTTMVWSDGDVALGRHGVELAQEYVDAGYSFVELAGVSHWIPEEAPEALAAAILDRMASN; translated from the coding sequence ATGCTTGACCGGATCGCCTCCTTCACCAACGACGGCCTGACCTTCGACGTCCGAGATGAGGGACCCCTGGACGGCACGCCGGTCGTGCTGCTGCACGGCTTCCCCCAGACCTCGAGCTCGTGGCGGGCGGTGGCCACGCTGCTGCACGACGCCGGGTGCCGCACGCTGACGCCGGACCAGCGGGGCTACTCCCCCGGCGCTCGGCCGAGCGGACGTACGCCGTACGCACTGGATCGTCTGATCGGCGACATCGCCGCTCTGGTGGATCGCGTGGGCACCCCGGTCCATCTCGTCGGCCACGACTGGGGCGCGATGGTGGCGTGGGGACTGGCCGCGACGCATCCCGAGCGGGTGCGGTCGCTGACCGCGGTGTCGGTGACTCACCCGGGCGCGTTCCTGCGCAGCCTCGGCAGGCTCGACCAGCTCCGCCGGTCCTGGTACATCGTGTTCTTCCGACTGCCCCGGCTCCCCGAGTGGGCCATGGCGCGCCCTGCCGTCCATCGACGGGCGCTGCGGCACGCCGGCATGAGCCGTGAGGCGGTGACCCGATACCGCTCGGAGATGCTCGACGGCGGCGCGCTCCGTGGCGGTCTCGGGTGGTACCGCGCGATCCCCCTCGGCAGTCCGGCGCTGCTGCGGCGTCGCGTCGCCGTACCGACGACGATGGTGTGGAGTGACGGGGACGTCGCCCTCGGTCGGCATGGCGTGGAGCTCGCGCAGGAGTACGTCGACGCCGGCTACTCCTTCGTCGAGCTCGCCGGCGTCAGCCACTGGATCCCCGAGGAGGCACCCGAGGCTCTCGCCGCCGCCATCCTGGATCGGATGGCCTCGAACTAG
- the aspS gene encoding aspartate--tRNA ligase, which yields MIRTHDAGTLTAANVGETVTLAGWVGRRRDHGGVAFIDLREASGIAQVVIRDEEVAHSLRSEYVLKVTGEVQRRPEGNENPNLPSGEIEVIATDVEVLSPSAVLPFPIDEHVEVGEEARLRHRYLDLRRPAPAAAIRLRSQVNKAARDVLDADGFVEIETPTLTRSTPEGARDFLVPARLQPGSWYALPQSPQLFKQLLMVAGMERYFQIARCYRDEDFRADRQPEFTQLDLEMSFVDQDDVIAVAEQVLVALWRLIGHEISTPIPRMTYADAMARYGTDKPDLRFGLELVDCTDYFADTGFRVFQAPYVGAVVMPGGGSQPRRQFDAWQEWARQRGAKGLAYVTVGEDGTLGGPVAKNLSESELAGLAAHTGANPGDAIFFAAGPVKSSRALLGAARLEIARRGDLIDEGEWSFVWIVDAPLFEPADDATAAGDVAVGSGAWTAVHHAFTSPQDLDAFDADPGNALAWAYDIVCNGNEIGGGSIRIHREDVQKRVFAVMGLDEAEAQEKFGFLLEAFKYGAPPHGGIAFGWDRIVALLAGADSIREVIAFPKSGGGYDPLTQAPAPITPEQRKEAGVDAKPKSASDSGRDTRRPSVPEPSAPEPGGDGS from the coding sequence GTGATCCGCACCCACGACGCCGGCACCCTGACCGCCGCGAACGTCGGCGAGACCGTCACCCTGGCCGGATGGGTCGGGCGCCGCCGCGACCACGGCGGCGTGGCGTTCATCGACCTGCGCGAGGCCAGCGGGATCGCCCAGGTGGTGATCCGCGACGAGGAGGTCGCGCACAGCCTGCGCAGCGAGTACGTCCTCAAGGTCACCGGCGAGGTGCAGCGCCGCCCGGAGGGCAACGAGAACCCCAACCTGCCCTCCGGGGAGATCGAGGTGATCGCCACCGACGTGGAGGTGCTCTCACCGTCGGCGGTGCTGCCGTTCCCGATCGACGAGCACGTCGAGGTAGGCGAGGAGGCGCGGCTGCGCCACCGCTACCTCGACCTGCGCCGCCCCGCCCCGGCCGCAGCGATCCGGCTGCGCAGCCAGGTCAACAAGGCTGCCCGCGACGTGCTCGACGCCGACGGCTTCGTGGAGATCGAGACCCCCACGCTGACCCGCTCCACCCCCGAGGGCGCTCGCGACTTCCTGGTGCCGGCGCGGCTGCAGCCGGGCAGCTGGTACGCCCTGCCGCAGAGCCCGCAGCTGTTCAAGCAGCTGCTCATGGTCGCCGGGATGGAGCGCTACTTCCAGATCGCGCGCTGCTACCGCGACGAGGACTTCCGCGCCGACCGGCAGCCGGAGTTCACCCAGCTCGACCTGGAGATGAGCTTCGTCGACCAGGACGACGTGATCGCGGTCGCCGAGCAGGTGCTGGTCGCGCTGTGGCGGCTCATCGGGCACGAGATCTCCACCCCGATCCCGCGGATGACCTACGCCGACGCGATGGCCCGCTACGGCACCGACAAGCCGGACCTGCGGTTCGGCCTGGAGCTGGTCGACTGCACCGACTACTTCGCCGACACGGGCTTCCGGGTCTTCCAGGCGCCGTACGTCGGCGCCGTGGTGATGCCCGGTGGCGGCTCGCAGCCGCGGCGCCAGTTCGACGCCTGGCAGGAGTGGGCCCGCCAGCGCGGGGCCAAGGGCCTCGCCTACGTCACCGTCGGCGAGGACGGCACCCTGGGCGGCCCGGTCGCCAAGAACCTGTCGGAGTCCGAGCTCGCCGGGCTCGCCGCCCACACCGGCGCCAACCCGGGCGACGCGATCTTCTTCGCCGCCGGCCCGGTGAAGTCCTCGCGTGCGCTGCTGGGTGCCGCGAGGCTGGAGATCGCCCGCCGCGGCGACCTGATCGACGAAGGCGAGTGGAGCTTCGTCTGGATCGTGGACGCGCCGCTGTTCGAGCCCGCCGACGACGCCACCGCCGCGGGCGATGTCGCGGTCGGCTCGGGCGCCTGGACCGCCGTACACCACGCCTTCACCTCGCCGCAGGATCTCGACGCCTTCGACGCCGACCCCGGCAACGCGCTCGCGTGGGCCTACGACATCGTCTGCAACGGCAACGAGATCGGCGGCGGGTCGATCCGTATCCACCGCGAGGACGTGCAGAAGCGGGTCTTCGCCGTGATGGGCCTGGACGAGGCCGAGGCGCAGGAGAAGTTCGGGTTCCTGCTCGAGGCGTTCAAGTACGGCGCCCCGCCGCACGGCGGCATCGCGTTCGGCTGGGACCGGATCGTGGCGCTGCTGGCCGGCGCCGACTCGATCCGCGAGGTGATCGCGTTCCCCAAGTCCGGCGGCGGATACGACCCGCTGACCCAGGCCCCCGCGCCGATCACCCCCGAGCAGCGCAAGGAGGCCGGGGTGGACGCCAAGCCGAAGTCCGCCTCCGACTCCGGTCGCGACACCCGTCGCCCGTCGGTGCCTGAGCCGTCCGCGCCCGAGCCGGGTGGCGACGGCTCGTAG
- the hisS gene encoding histidine--tRNA ligase, giving the protein MSKIGPLSGFPELLPAQRVIEREVVASLADTFELHGFANIETRVVEPLDRLAKGGDIDKEIYVLRRLQADDSASDSGLGLHFDLTVPFARYVLEHAGHLEFPFRRFQIQPAWRGERPQEGRYRQFTQADVDIVGRDELPFHHDVEVMRVMVDALDRLPIPPVSFQFNNRKLIQGFYRGLGLPDLTAAIRTIDKLDKLPAEEVARLLVEDAGATLEQAQRCLELATIRTPDTSFVEQVRALGVTDELLEEGLAELEAVVAGCAAVPRTKVTIEANLRIARGLDYYTGTVVEIFMSGYERLKSVGGGGRYDALASDGRTTYPGVGVSFGVSRSLIPLIADGVLTGSRAVPSAVLIALTDEASRPASDAVATALRARGIPCEVAASPQRFGKQIRYAERRGIPFVWFAQDDDTHQVKDIRSGDQTDADPDGWTPPAADLRPRTLTKEQQ; this is encoded by the coding sequence ATGAGCAAGATCGGCCCGCTCAGCGGGTTCCCTGAGCTGCTGCCCGCCCAGCGGGTGATCGAGCGCGAGGTCGTCGCCTCGCTGGCCGACACCTTCGAGCTGCACGGCTTCGCCAACATCGAGACCCGCGTGGTCGAGCCGCTGGACCGGCTGGCCAAGGGCGGGGATATCGACAAGGAGATCTACGTGCTGCGCCGGCTGCAGGCCGACGACAGCGCCTCGGACTCCGGCCTGGGCCTGCACTTCGACCTGACCGTCCCGTTCGCGCGCTACGTCCTCGAGCACGCCGGCCACCTGGAGTTCCCCTTCCGGCGCTTCCAGATCCAGCCGGCCTGGCGCGGCGAGCGGCCGCAGGAGGGCCGCTACCGCCAGTTCACCCAGGCCGACGTGGACATCGTCGGGCGCGACGAGCTGCCCTTCCACCACGACGTCGAGGTGATGCGGGTGATGGTCGACGCGCTCGACCGCCTGCCGATCCCGCCGGTCTCGTTCCAGTTCAACAACCGCAAGCTGATCCAGGGCTTCTATCGGGGCCTCGGCCTGCCCGACCTCACCGCCGCGATCCGCACCATCGACAAGCTGGACAAGCTGCCGGCCGAGGAGGTCGCGCGGCTGCTGGTCGAGGACGCCGGCGCCACGCTCGAGCAGGCGCAGCGGTGCCTGGAGCTCGCCACGATCCGCACCCCGGACACCTCCTTCGTCGAGCAGGTCCGCGCGCTCGGCGTCACCGACGAGCTGCTGGAGGAGGGCCTGGCCGAGCTCGAGGCGGTCGTGGCCGGCTGCGCCGCCGTACCCCGCACCAAGGTCACCATCGAGGCCAACCTGCGCATCGCCCGCGGCCTGGACTACTACACGGGCACGGTCGTGGAGATCTTCATGTCCGGCTACGAGCGGCTGAAGTCGGTCGGCGGGGGAGGACGGTACGACGCCCTCGCCTCCGACGGGCGCACCACCTACCCCGGCGTCGGCGTCTCCTTCGGGGTCTCCCGGTCGCTGATCCCGCTGATCGCCGACGGGGTGCTCACCGGCAGCCGAGCGGTGCCCAGCGCCGTACTCATCGCCCTCACCGACGAGGCGTCGCGGCCCGCCTCCGATGCGGTCGCCACCGCCCTGCGCGCCCGCGGCATCCCGTGCGAGGTGGCCGCGAGCCCGCAGCGGTTCGGCAAGCAGATCCGGTACGCCGAGCGCCGCGGCATCCCGTTCGTCTGGTTCGCCCAGGACGACGACACCCACCAGGTCAAGGACATCCGCAGCGGCGACCAGACCGACGCCGACCCCGACGGCTGGACGCCTCCCGCCGCCGACCTCCGACCCCGCACCCTCACCAAGGAGCAGCAGTGA
- a CDS encoding RelA/SpoT family protein, translating into MRARLARSMGPRSSTQTANPVLEPLFKSVRANHPKADLALLARAYATAEHYHAGQKRKSGEPYITHPLAVTTILADVGMTEPTLVAALLHDTVEDTPYTLDQLRADFGDEVALLVDGVTKLDKVQYGESAQAETIRKMIVAMARDIRVLVIKLADRLHNMRTLRYVKRETQERKARETLDIYAPLAHRLGMNTLKWELEDLAFATLHPKIYDEIVRMVAERAPSRDQFLAEVINQVEKDLREAKIKASVTGRPKHYYSIYQKMIVGGRDFTDIYDLVGLRVLVDDDQDCYAVMGIIHARWNPVLARFKDYVALPKMNMYQSLHTTVIGPQGKPVEIQIRTYGMHRRAEYGVAAHWKYKEDSRNGVDTELRGDMDDMGWVRQLLDWQHEVEDPGEFLESLRFEINRAEVYVYTPRGDVIALPAGATPVDFAYAVHTEVGHHTIGARVNGRLVPLESQLDHGDVVEVFTSKNPAAGPSRDWLTFVRSPRARSKIRQWFSKERREEAIERGKEQIARLMRKEGVGMKRVLTHESLSLAAEYFHLADVSGLYAAVGENNISAQAVVRKVIDINGGAEAVAEDLAEGVSITGRGAKRRVNRGSGDAGVIVKGAPDVWVKLARCCTPVPPDPILGFVTKGGGVSVHQVDCTNADNLRSQPEKLLEVEWAPTSKSTFLVNIQVEAIDRTRLLSDITMALSDAHVNILSANLTTTRNRVATSRFTFEMGDAMHLDNVLSAVRSVPGVFDATRVSN; encoded by the coding sequence AGCGGCGAGCCCTACATCACCCACCCGCTGGCGGTCACCACGATCCTGGCCGACGTTGGCATGACCGAGCCGACCCTGGTGGCGGCGCTGCTGCACGACACGGTCGAGGACACGCCGTACACCCTGGACCAGCTCCGCGCCGACTTCGGCGACGAGGTCGCGCTGCTCGTCGACGGCGTCACCAAGCTGGACAAGGTCCAGTATGGCGAGAGCGCCCAGGCCGAGACCATCCGCAAGATGATCGTGGCGATGGCGCGCGACATCCGGGTGCTGGTGATCAAGCTCGCCGACCGGCTGCACAACATGCGCACGCTGCGCTACGTCAAGCGCGAGACCCAGGAGCGCAAGGCGCGCGAGACGCTGGACATCTACGCCCCGCTCGCGCACCGGCTGGGCATGAACACGCTCAAGTGGGAGCTGGAGGACCTCGCGTTCGCCACCCTGCACCCGAAGATCTACGACGAGATCGTGCGGATGGTCGCCGAGCGCGCGCCCTCGCGGGACCAGTTCCTCGCCGAGGTGATCAACCAGGTGGAGAAGGACCTGCGCGAGGCGAAGATCAAGGCCAGCGTCACCGGGCGGCCCAAGCACTACTACTCGATCTACCAGAAGATGATCGTCGGCGGCCGCGACTTCACCGACATCTACGACCTGGTCGGACTGCGGGTGCTGGTCGACGACGACCAGGACTGCTACGCCGTGATGGGCATCATCCACGCCCGGTGGAACCCCGTCCTGGCGCGGTTCAAGGACTACGTCGCGCTGCCCAAGATGAACATGTACCAGTCGCTGCACACCACGGTGATCGGGCCGCAGGGCAAGCCCGTGGAGATCCAGATCCGCACCTACGGGATGCACCGACGGGCGGAGTACGGCGTCGCCGCGCACTGGAAGTACAAGGAGGACAGCCGCAACGGCGTCGACACCGAGCTGCGCGGCGACATGGACGACATGGGCTGGGTCCGGCAGCTGCTGGACTGGCAGCACGAGGTGGAGGACCCGGGCGAGTTCCTGGAGTCGCTGCGCTTCGAGATCAACCGCGCCGAGGTCTACGTCTACACCCCGCGCGGCGACGTGATCGCGCTGCCCGCGGGGGCGACGCCGGTCGACTTCGCCTACGCCGTCCACACCGAGGTCGGCCACCACACGATCGGCGCCCGGGTCAACGGCCGGCTGGTGCCGCTGGAGTCGCAGCTCGACCACGGCGACGTGGTGGAGGTCTTCACCTCCAAGAACCCGGCCGCCGGCCCCTCGCGGGACTGGCTCACCTTCGTCCGCTCGCCGCGGGCCCGCTCCAAGATCCGCCAGTGGTTCTCCAAGGAGCGCCGCGAGGAGGCGATCGAGCGCGGCAAGGAGCAGATCGCCCGGCTCATGCGCAAGGAGGGCGTGGGCATGAAGCGGGTGCTCACGCACGAGTCGCTGAGCCTCGCGGCGGAGTACTTTCACCTCGCCGACGTCTCGGGGCTCTACGCCGCCGTGGGGGAGAACAACATCTCCGCGCAAGCGGTCGTGCGCAAGGTGATCGACATCAACGGCGGCGCCGAGGCGGTCGCCGAGGACCTCGCCGAGGGCGTCTCCATCACCGGTCGGGGTGCCAAGCGGCGGGTCAACCGCGGCAGCGGCGACGCCGGCGTGATCGTCAAGGGCGCGCCCGACGTGTGGGTGAAACTGGCTCGCTGCTGCACCCCGGTGCCGCCCGACCCGATCCTCGGGTTCGTCACCAAGGGCGGCGGCGTCTCGGTGCACCAGGTCGACTGCACCAACGCCGACAACCTGCGAAGCCAGCCCGAGAAGCTGCTGGAGGTGGAGTGGGCGCCCACGTCGAAGTCCACCTTCCTGGTGAACATCCAGGTCGAGGCGATCGACCGGACCCGGCTGCTCTCCGACATCACCATGGCGCTCTCCGACGCGCACGTGAACATCCTCAGCGCCAACCTGACCACCACCCGCAACCGGGTCGCCACCAGCCGCTTCACCTTCGAGATGGGCGACGCCATGCACCTGGACAACGTCCTCTCCGCCGTCCGCAGCGTCCCCGGGGTCTTCGACGCCACCCGCGTCTCCAACTGA
- a CDS encoding MBL fold metallo-hydrolase, which translates to MFIAGFPAGPWGTNCYVVATEPGAECVIVDPGKDAAEGVAQVVREHRLKPVSVLLTHGHLDHMWSVTPVAGTYDATAWIHPGDRHLLTDPLAGMSADTRAMLPQLLGDSSARWAEPDDVREMADGQRLQLAGVDFTVDHTPGHTEGSVTFRTPYPDQDEVRELMFSGDLLFAGSIGRTDLPGGDHPTMLRSLRDKVLTLPDDIVVLPGHGEQTSIGRERATNPYLLELAGGDSAGRVTRGL; encoded by the coding sequence GTGTTCATCGCCGGATTCCCCGCGGGCCCGTGGGGCACGAACTGCTACGTCGTCGCGACCGAGCCGGGCGCCGAGTGCGTCATCGTGGACCCCGGGAAGGATGCCGCCGAGGGCGTCGCGCAGGTCGTGCGCGAGCACCGGCTGAAGCCAGTCTCGGTGCTGCTCACCCACGGCCACCTCGACCACATGTGGTCGGTGACCCCGGTGGCGGGGACGTACGACGCCACCGCGTGGATCCACCCCGGAGACCGGCACCTGCTCACCGACCCGCTGGCCGGGATGAGCGCCGACACCCGCGCGATGCTCCCGCAGCTGCTGGGGGACAGCAGCGCCCGGTGGGCCGAGCCCGACGACGTCCGCGAGATGGCCGACGGCCAGCGGCTCCAGCTGGCCGGGGTCGACTTCACCGTGGACCACACACCCGGCCACACCGAGGGATCGGTGACCTTCCGGACGCCGTACCCCGACCAGGATGAGGTCCGCGAGCTGATGTTCTCCGGCGACCTGCTCTTCGCCGGCTCCATCGGCCGCACCGACCTGCCCGGCGGCGACCATCCGACGATGCTGCGCAGCCTGCGCGACAAGGTGCTCACGCTGCCCGACGACATCGTCGTGCTCCCCGGCCACGGGGAGCAGACCTCCATCGGGCGCGAGCGCGCGACCAACCCCTACCTGCTGGAGCTCGCCGGCGGCGACTCCGCGGGACGCGTCACCCGAGGACTGTGA